The genomic interval CCTTCGACATGATTTTGCAAACCTATAAACGTGCGCATAATTTAGCCGAAAAAAGTGATGCACGCGCTGTTTCCCCTGAATTTTTTGAAGAAGCAGCGGAAAACAAACTTTTTGATGCCATTGAGACCTACCGGTCTGCTCATGCTGAGGCCGATGTCTATGACTCTTTAAAAGATTTAACTGAACTGAGCGCCCCGCTGGATGCTTTCTTCGATGCGGTCATGATTATGGATGAACGAGAATCTGTTCGTATGAATCGTCTGGCCCTTTTGCGCGAGTACACCCTTTTAGGCCGCGACTTGGTTGATTTTAATCGCTTTAAGTAATTTGACGATGGAGGTCTGATCAATGAAAACCGATATTGAAATTGCGAATTCCGTCACACCGCAACCGATTGAAAAAATAGCGGAACAATTAAATATTTCAAAAGAAGATTTGTACCTCTATGGACCCTATAAAGCCAAGCTCAATTTATCGCTGGCTGAAAATCGCCCATCAAAAGGGAAACTCATTCTAGTTACAGCTATTAATCCGACGCCGGCTGGAGAAGGTAAAACCACGACCACCGTCGGTTTGGGGGATGCCTTGGCCAAAGCCGGACATCGGACGGTTATTGCCCTGCGGGAGCCGTCTTTAGGGCCGGTATTCGGCATTAAGGGTGGCGCTACAGGGGGCGGTTATGCCCAGGTCATTCCGATGGAAGACATCAACCTCCACTTTACCGGCGATATGCACGCCATTACCGCTGCCAATAATTTACTGGCAGCCGCCATTGACAACCATATTCACCAGGGAAACGCCTTAGGGATTGACCCCCGCCGAATCATTTGGAAGCGCTGCCTGGACATGAACGATCGCGCTTTGCGTAAAATCGTCTGCAGTTTAGGCGGGCCGACCAACGGCATGCCGCGTGAAGAAGGTTTTGACATTACGGTGGCGTCAGAAGTTATGGCCATCTTATGCCTGGCCAAGGACTTGGAAGACCTAAAAACACGTCTTGGGCGTATTGTTGTTGCAGAAAACTTTTCCGGCGATTACGTTTTGGCGAAAGACCTGGAAGTTCAGGGCGCCATGGCGATGCTCTTAAAGGACGCCTTAAAGCCCAACCTGGTTCAAACGCTGGAACATACACCGGCCATTATTCATGGTGGCCCCTTTGCCAACATTGCCCACGGCTGCAATAGTGTTACAGCAACGAAGATGGCACTGGCTTTTGGCGATATTGCAGTAACAGAGGCCGGTTTTGGTGCTGACCTGGGCGCTGAAAAGTTTTTCGATATTAAATGCCGGTACGCCGGGTTAACGCCGGATGCCGTTGTGGTGGTGGCAACGGTGCGCGCCTTAAAATACAACGGTGGCCTGCCAAAATCTGAACTGGAGGCTGAAAACCTGCCGGCGTTGGAAAAGGGACTTCCCAATTTGCTCCGCCATTTGGACAACATTCAAAATGTCTATGGCTTGCCTGCTGTTGTGGCCATCAACCGCTTTCCCACAGATACGGAAGCAGAAATCAATTTGATCCGCAAGGCCTGCGAAAGGCAAGGGGTAGAAGTGGCCCTCTCTGAAGTTTGGGCAAAGGGCAGTGCCGGCGGTGCAGAATTGGCAAAAGCTGTCCTGTCCCTCTTACAGGCACCCCGTGATTTTCGGTATGCCTACCAATTGGAGGCGCCGATAGAGGTTAAAATACGTGAGCTTGTTCAAAAAATCTATCATGGGCGCGATGTGACCTTTAGCAAAACCGCCCAAAATGCCATCGCTCATTTAACCGCGGCCGGTTATGCTCACCTGCCCATTTGCATGGCCAAAACCCAATACTCCTTTTCCGATGATGCTACCCAATTGGGCGCTCCGGAAGGATTTACCGTTACCGTTCAAGACCTTCATGTTTCAGCCGGCGCCGGCTTTATTGTCGTCTTATGCGGCAATATCTTAACCATGCCCGGCTTGCCGAAAAAACCTGCAGCCAATCAGATGGATATAGCGGCAGATGGCACGATTACCGGCTTATTTTAACTAAAACTTATAAAAATCCCTCGAATGCAAAAATGCGTTCGAGGGATTTTTTGTACAAGGGCCTTATGGAATAAAAAATTCCAATATCAATGCCAGGGCCAAGTAAGTGCCGTAATCGCGATTTAATTTTGACATTTGAGCCATAGCGGGCATCATCTCCTGGGGGGATTGATTTTCTTTTGCAAAACCGCCAATGACCTTTCGGACGCGCCAGGCAGATAACCATGGCAGCAGAATAACCCATTTATGGCCAATTCCTAAAAGGATAAAGGTCCACAGATAAGCAAGCATCAGGCCGCCAAACATAAAGAGGACACTCTTCCGATGGCCCAATAAAATCACCAGGGTGCGTCGGCCGCCTTTTTGATCGCCAAGGCGATCGCGTAAATTGTTTGCGGTTAAAATAAGGCCTATGAGGATGAAGGGCGGAAGGGCAACCCATAAAACTTGTGGCGTCATGTGATTCATTTGAATAAAATAAGCAATACAGGTGATACCGGCTCCCATGATTCCGCCTGCAAAAATTTCCCCAAAGGGGGTACGCGAGAGCGGCAGCGGCCCACCGGCGTAAATAAAGGCGATCACCATACAGATGGCACCAACGACAAGGAGCCACCAGGATGTGCTCCAAGCCAAATAGATGCCCAGCACCATTGCGATCAGACAACAGATAAACGCAGTGCGTAAAACAAAACCGGGCGAGGCACCATCGTGGACAATGGTACCGCCGATGCCAATGGAATCTTTTGTATCTAAACCGCCACGATAATCAAAGTATTCGTTGAATAAGTTGGCTGCAATTTGAATCAAGACCGTCGCCAGCAACATAGCCACCAACAGCAAGTCTCTCAAGTGGCCGCTCTGCTGCATGGCAAAAGCGGTTCCGATAAAGACCGGCGTAAAACTGGCAGATAATGTATGCGGTCGAATCATCCGCCAGTAAAAATCAAGGGATAACAATTCGCATCATCCTTTCTTTGTAATAGTGAGTGTACCACAGACTGCTGCAATGTCAATTTTTCAAAAATAGTAGAGCTGTAACCACATTGTCATCATTGCCGTTTGCTCCTGTAAAGTTGTATTAAACCCCATGATTAACACGTTTTTCAAAGAATTATTTCTGATCCAAATCGCTTCGGCATACGCAAAAGAGCTTTTTTCATTGAGTGCGCCAGCTGATTTTGCTATAATAAGCCATGTTGGAGGTTTTAACAACACTAAGAGGAAAAGAGGTGTACTGGAATGGCTCACGTTATTAATGGTGATTGCTGCATCTCTTGCGGCGCATGTGAAGGTGAATGCCCGGTTAGCGCAATCAGCGCTAACGATGACGGCATCCGCGTCATTGATGCTGATGCATGCATTGACTGCGGCAGCTGCGCAGCTGCTTGCCCTTCTGAATGCATCGACGCAGAATAATTATTCGGCGCAGGGCATCATCCCTGCCGGACGTGCCGCTTAGCGGCACATACATAGACAGGAGGATACGCAATTAAGTATTATGCTGTCAAAAAAGGGCGTACGCCCGGTATTTATGATAATTGGGACAGGTGTAAGGCGCAAGTTCACGGGTATCCGGGAGCTGTGTATAAAAGCTTTAAAGAAAAATCTGCAGCCCTTGCCTTTCTCAAGGATGATCAGTTTGCCACTCAGCAGGATAGTCCTCTAAAACCCGATCAAGAAACTTTTATCGCTTATGTGGATGGAAGTTACGATGTGGAAACGGGGCGGTATGCCTGCGGCGTTGTCATGCTCACTCCCGAAGGGGAAACAACGCTGTCAAAAGCTTATTGTAATCCGCAAAATGCATCCTTGCGCAATGTGGCTGGCGAATTGGCCGGGGCCTGTCTGGCCATGGACTATGGCCTCATGCACGGCGCTAAAACCTTGATCATCGTACACGATTACAGCGGGATAGCTGAGTGGGTAAGAGGTAGCTGGCAGGCTAAACTGCCCTTAACCCAAGAATACCGGGATTATGCACGCCATATTGGTGAGCAATTAACCCTTCGCTTTGTCAAAGTCAAAGGACATAGCGGAGACACATATAATGAATATGCAGATTGTTTGGCTCGAGAAGCCTTAAATAAAAAGGGGTCATAACGCCACAAATAAAAAGTTAAGGATGGATGGTATGCACGCACCTAATAAAGTATTAGCATCCTGTCTGATGCTGTCAATGGCCGGTGGGCTTATCTTGCCACAGGCCGCAGAAGCCAGCTCTGTACAGGATTTACAAAATAAAAAAAGTCATTTGGAAGCGGATATTAAAGCCGCAAAAGCCGATCGCGATAAAACTGCCGGAAATAAACGCAGCAATGCACAGGCCTTAGAAGCCATTCAGGC from Peptococcus niger carries:
- a CDS encoding 1,4-dihydroxy-2-naphthoate polyprenyltransferase, coding for MLSLDFYWRMIRPHTLSASFTPVFIGTAFAMQQSGHLRDLLLVAMLLATVLIQIAANLFNEYFDYRGGLDTKDSIGIGGTIVHDGASPGFVLRTAFICCLIAMVLGIYLAWSTSWWLLVVGAICMVIAFIYAGGPLPLSRTPFGEIFAGGIMGAGITCIAYFIQMNHMTPQVLWVALPPFILIGLILTANNLRDRLGDQKGGRRTLVILLGHRKSVLFMFGGLMLAYLWTFILLGIGHKWVILLPWLSAWRVRKVIGGFAKENQSPQEMMPAMAQMSKLNRDYGTYLALALILEFFIP
- a CDS encoding ribonuclease H family protein, with amino-acid sequence MKYYAVKKGRTPGIYDNWDRCKAQVHGYPGAVYKSFKEKSAALAFLKDDQFATQQDSPLKPDQETFIAYVDGSYDVETGRYACGVVMLTPEGETTLSKAYCNPQNASLRNVAGELAGACLAMDYGLMHGAKTLIIVHDYSGIAEWVRGSWQAKLPLTQEYRDYARHIGEQLTLRFVKVKGHSGDTYNEYADCLAREALNKKGS
- a CDS encoding formate--tetrahydrofolate ligase; this encodes MKTDIEIANSVTPQPIEKIAEQLNISKEDLYLYGPYKAKLNLSLAENRPSKGKLILVTAINPTPAGEGKTTTTVGLGDALAKAGHRTVIALREPSLGPVFGIKGGATGGGYAQVIPMEDINLHFTGDMHAITAANNLLAAAIDNHIHQGNALGIDPRRIIWKRCLDMNDRALRKIVCSLGGPTNGMPREEGFDITVASEVMAILCLAKDLEDLKTRLGRIVVAENFSGDYVLAKDLEVQGAMAMLLKDALKPNLVQTLEHTPAIIHGGPFANIAHGCNSVTATKMALAFGDIAVTEAGFGADLGAEKFFDIKCRYAGLTPDAVVVVATVRALKYNGGLPKSELEAENLPALEKGLPNLLRHLDNIQNVYGLPAVVAINRFPTDTEAEINLIRKACERQGVEVALSEVWAKGSAGGAELAKAVLSLLQAPRDFRYAYQLEAPIEVKIRELVQKIYHGRDVTFSKTAQNAIAHLTAAGYAHLPICMAKTQYSFSDDATQLGAPEGFTVTVQDLHVSAGAGFIVVLCGNILTMPGLPKKPAANQMDIAADGTITGLF
- a CDS encoding 4Fe-4S binding protein, producing MAHVINGDCCISCGACEGECPVSAISANDDGIRVIDADACIDCGSCAAACPSECIDAE